The nucleotide window ACGCCGTCTTCCTCGCCTCACGTGCTCATCGATGTCGTATGCCGGGATCTTGTTCCTCCTCAGTTCTTCAGGAGCCTGGAGTCACCTCCAAAGTTAAACTTACTGCACAAAAAGAAACAAGTCGAGCCGTGTAAATTTCATACCTCGGAGAGCCAGTGCAGGCTGTTGGCCGAGCAGGCGAGATGCAAGGAGCCAGTGGTGAAGAGCCTCCCGTAGAACGACCCTGGTATAACACCGGTGACGACCGACCTGTGGCCTTGCTGGAACGCCACCAAGCTCTTCATCACCATGTTGAAGTCGTTGTCTGGAAGATCGTTGAGGAAGACGCAGACTTCCAGCGGCGGCTGCCGGGAACGAAAGCACTGACCGCGGATGGCGTCAACGGCGATCGACACCAGAGCGAGAGCGTTTGGGCCGGAGGAGCATCCCAGGTCCGCGACCACCATGCTTCTGGGCATGGAGGCGCTGGCGCTGAGTAGATCGGCGATGGCCTCTTCTATGAGGGGCCTCATCCTGTTCTGCTCAGCGTTCTGCAAGCGAGTTTCATGGTGACAGCTAGGTGAATCAGTTCTGGCGGAACAAGACATGAGAAACTCGACGGCTGTGAAGCAAGCAAGAGAGGAGAAGATGCCTGCAGGCTGGAGTTGCGGGCATAGCTTGTGTCCCCTTGTCCTCCGTTCATGTGCACCGTCTGCTCGGAAGCCATGGATCTTGCTCAAGCCGGCTGAGCTTCCGATCTCGTGCCTGCAAGATCCAGATTAGGAAAACTGGTAAAGTCTCTGGGTGCTCAGAACTTAGATTTTATTTTATTATGACACTCACATGAAGATAGCTATTCTGGCGGCTTATTGGCACCAATAATTAGGCCACTGTTCTATCTATTTTCTTCCCTTTTTTTGAGAATACTGTTCTTTCTTTTCAGTCACTATTAGGACCAGCCAATCGAGGGCGATAAAGGTCGAGTCAAATCAAGATAAGGATATACTAGCACTATGAAGTTGTCAGCACATGAGCCGATAATTGTTTTCAGTTGACGAAACAGTGATTTCTGTTTGGTGAATTTGTTCAACCGTTGGTTCAGTACCAGAAGCAATCGTTTCCAAATTTTAATCTGCACAGATACCGACTTCTCCTCTAGTCTATTTTAGCGATGATATCTGTATATGTGAGTGTTTCTTTAGTGTTTATGTTGTTATACAATGATGAGGTCTTTCTGTATCCTTTTCCTTGTCTGTTGAGCTAATCTGGAATGCACAACAGCAGCTCTACGTATAAAAAAATAACCTGTGAAACAGCTTGGCACAATTTACTCAGGATCATCTTCTTATCCCAAGAAAAACACATACTATCTCGCAAGCTATGTATTTTGAAGGTTCCTGTAATAAACATACTCAAAAAGCTATGTATTGAAGGTTCCTGTAAGCATGAAAAGCTATGTATGTATTGGAGGTTCCTTTTCTCTGACAAATTCCTGGAACAATAATCAGTATGATCTGTCCATCTACCATATGACAAAAAATTCACAAGAAAATACGTATATACATGAGCGTTTCATCACTCGTACAAACTCTTATTATTACCTCTACGTAGGGACACACATAGATACAGAGTATTTCAGGCGCACAAAACAGAGCAGCAGGGAAAGGCTAATGGCACGAGCAGACTAACAACTGTCTGCCGCGTATCATGGACAAACACGAGCAGCTGAGCCAGCTCGCCATGGCGGCGGGCGATCACATGGACTTGAGCATGGCGGTGGTGCATGAGCCGCCGCCGTACTTGTACGGCAGCGCGGGGCGGCTGTAGTGGCAGCCGATGAGGTAGAGCGCCAGCCGCTTCTTGACccgccggagcagcagcagcttGTCCTCGCCccactccaccaccgccgccaccacctgCCGCTTCCACCGCCTGTCgcggccgccgccgtcgccgtaccggtcctcgtcgtcgtcctccgcccCGCCCTGCTTCTCGTCGACGCCGCCGCCGGGCGCCGGCGAGTCCCACTGTAGAGGGTAGCTGCGCAGGAACACCCGCCTGGTGCTGTAGTCCTCGTACCGGAAGCTCCTCGTCGGCTtcaccaccgcctcctcctcctccctggATATCCTCCGGCCGAAGTGATCCTCCATGGCCGACGACGACGAGGCGATGATCGTTGGCTTTGGCTGCTTGGCTTGCTGCGCCGCTCGCTGGCTGAGCCCACAATGCGGCCGATGCTGCGCTTATATGGGCGGTTAAGCGGCGGGCGGCCACGTCGGCTTTCCTTCATTTTTTTACCCCCTTTCTCTTTTGTCGTGCGTGGGCCGTGTGGGCGAGATGGTTTAATTAATTAATAATAATTCGCGCGGTTTGATGTGCCTGGCACGGAGGTGTTTTTCAATGCTTTCCGGGCCAAGGATTTCCTTTGCCGGTAATCTGATGGCAACCACTCGGACGGGCGACTTTACTTGACCATTTTCTGCTCCTAAACAAATGCTATTCAGTTTTGTGCTAAGTTGAGATTCTTGCAATAGATCGGGCTGCCTTTTCTCAACTACGGGGTACTTACTAGTAAAATGGAATAGAAGCTCTTTCTTACCGCCAAAGGCTATGCTGAAGCACAAACACATTTTAAAGATTTTACACATCACTAATCTCTTCAGAGCATGGTCAATGCATAGCCCCAGCGTGATGTCTCATAACGAAATAAGTGGGCGCAATGACCCCAAGGACGAGCCGGTCCCCCTTGTCAGCCACACATAACAATATCCGCATCTACGAGCGAGATTCCGGCTTTCCGAGCAGGGTGAAATGGGCTCATTCACCGGCATCTCTTTCCCAAATTACTTTTGGCCAGCTTAACGAGAAAGTAATACGGAGTGTTAGGCCATTTGATCCACATTCGCCCTTTTTCTGCTTTCACTTTGGCAAGGCGGGCCAAGCAAAAGTTTCCCAAAGCCAGGATGGAGTGGCTCTGCAGCGCCGGGGCTTTTCACCGGATAACGCACATGACGCGCGGCGCCGCCGCACAAAGCCAGCCCGCCGGCGGTGACACGGCCGGCCAGAGCTTTCGCCGCTTTTGGCCAATCCTCGCGATATGCGAAGGGATTTCACGTCAAACCCATGCCTTTTTCCTCGCGCCCGCGAGAGAAATTTTAATCAGGACTCTTCGGGCTGGCTTTTTCCCTGCTGAGCTGATGATCTGATCCGCCGCGCCGTGTCGATGTGGTATGACCTCGACTGCAACGGGGTTCCCTGGAGTGTTGGGGGCCGGCGTGGGCGTACTGGACGGTGGGAGCTGCGTGTGCGCTTGGCTGTTGGCGCACGGTGCGTCCGTCGATGTTTTGTTTGGTTTCTGCGTTGGCATGTGGAGATGTCGATGTCGGGTACGCCTCTTGGGTCTCCACGCTAAGTTGTTCGTCAGATTAGAGAACGAAATGTGGCTGGAGAGAGCGAGAGAGGTAGGCTCGTCTGATCCTAACCGGATTGAATTTGCCTTTTGGAAAGAGAAATAGGATTACACCTGTCTTTGCGACGAACAAACATGATTAATTAAAGTTCCTTAGCTCAATACGCACATGTGGTAACAAGCCTCCGTCCCGAAAGCTGTATATGAAGAGGAGTCGAATACGTCATTAGTCCATTAACTCGAACTGATTACATGATTTAGGCCAATAATTTGGAAATTGATCGGTTTAGGCCATAAACTCAAAACCGATCCAACTAGCTTCAAGTTGGGAATCGTTTTCTGCGAGGCGAAGACTCAGGGGGCTCGCCACTAGGTTTCCTCAGTCTTTCGCCGGCCGCCGCTGGTCCGCCTCGTTTCCTATGGTCCTACGACCATGGAAGACATGATGGATCCCGGTCCTTGTCAGCGAGACGGCTTCCTTGTTAGGTGTTTTTTTCAATCTGGATAGGATTTGTGCCATATTCAGGAAGATGAGTCGGTGGCGGCTTCCTAAAGATCGAATAAGATTCTCCCCGCCTATCCTCGTCCCGATGGTGCTTCTAGCGTCGTCGAAGGACGTGTGGATATGTGTCTCCGCAGTAAATCTCGTGGAATCCGGTCGTCCTCCTTGTTTGATTGCTTTAGATAAACTAAAAATAATTAGAAGGTCACACGAGTCTGAGTTAAACAGGGCTCAAGCCCGCGACCCCAGGACAGAATCCATGCTCAATTACCATTATAATGCTAAGAGATTTGTGttgtaaatatgccctagaaggaTTAATATTTTGTATTATTTATTTCCATGTGTATAATACTAGTTTTGCATCTaggactagctcaagtgttgtgTGATGATTATGTTTTCCTAATCATGAGCAGGTGTATGTAATCCCATTTAGAGTAGAACCATCAACTAGCTCAAGTGTTGTGTAATGAGGATGCTAAACAACATTTAGAGTATGATCTTAGTAGAACCATCATATTGAATTAACCCAACTGTTTGTTATACTTTGAGATGTTATCATCAAAAGTCTATAAATATAACACAGAGAGTTAATGTATGTTTTAGTTCCTTAGAACGTGAGAGTGTTGTAGTCACTTCATACTAGACAGTAATCTTTGTGGTTCCTCAAAGTCATTTGCAAGAGGGTGATCACAACGACAACTTACAGGTTCATCAGAAGGTGTGACAAGGGGCTAGGTAGCTCAAGAGTGGGATTTGCTCTttcgacgatggagagatattcttaggacCCTCTCGGTGTAACGAgatccatcatcgtctggccaaACCCAGgtgatgaaggaaatatgacctagaggcaataataaagttgttattttatagtattatatttccttattcatgatgaagatttattattcatgatagaattgtattgattggaaacttAAAACATATGTgtatacataaacaaataccatgtccctagtaagcctctactagactagctcgttgatcaaagatggttaaggtttcctaaccatagacgtgtgttgtcatttgataacgggatcacatcattaggagaatgatgtgatggacaagacccatccgttagcttagcataatgatcgttcagtttattgctattgttttcttcatgtcaaatacatattccttcgactatgagattatgcaactcccggataccggaggaataccttgtgtgctatcaaacgtcacaacgtaactgggtgatcataaagatgctctgcaggtatctctgaaggtatttgttgagttggcataggtcgagattaggatttgtcactccgagtatcggagaggtatctctgggccctctcggtaatacacatcataagcttgccaGCAAAttactaaggagttagtcacaaggtgatgtatgacggaatgagtaaagagacttgccggtaacgagattgaactatatgaagataccaacgatcgaatctcgagcaagtaacataccgatggacaaagggaattacgtatgttgtcataacggttcgaccgataaagatctttgtagaatatgtaggagccaatatgggcatccaggttccactattggttattgactggagaggtgtctcggtcatgtctacatagttctcgaacccgtagggtccgcacgcataacattcgatgacgatatagtattatatgagttatgtgatttggtgaccgaatgttgtttggagtcccggataaaAACACGAACATGAcgagaatatgtaggagccaatatgggcatccaggttccactattggttatttactggagaggtgtctcggtcatgtctacatagttctcgaacccgtagggtccgcacgcataacattcgatgacgatatagtattatatgagttatgtgatttggtgaccgaatgttgtttggagtcccggataaaAACACGAACATGAcgagaatatgtaggagccaatatgggcatccaggttccactattggttatttactggagaggtgtctcggtcatgtctacatagttctcgaacccgtagggtaaGTGTTTTGGGGGGTACcaggtacttatcgggtcaccggaaggggtttcggGCACCCCTGTCAAAAGATATGTGCCTTATGGGCCAATAGGGGAAAcgcaccagccacaaggggctggtgtgccccccatatgggccggccaaggaggagaaGGGAAAGGAAAGAGAGGAATAGGAGGAATAGGATTCCCTattccttccctctccccctctctttccttccccctccgacaTATATGGCAGGGGCGCGCGACTAGAgaggagcccaagtaggattcggtcctacttggggtgcctcctggcctctcccctccccctcccacctatatatatgtgggggggcgcctagcacaccccagacaattgtttagctgtgtgcggcgccccctccaccgtttacaccccagatcatattttcgtagtgcttaggcgaagccctgcgaggatcacttcaccatcaccgtcaccacgccgttgtgctaaAGAAACTCATCTACTAACTCGacgttgaaggaaatatgccctagaggcaataataaagttattatttatttccttatattcatgataaatgtttattattcatgctagaattgtattaactggaaacataatacatgtgtgaatacaatagacaaacaaagtgtcactagtatgcctctacttgactagcttgttgatcgaagatggttatgtttcctagccatagacatgagttgtcatttgattaacgggatcacatcattaggagaatgatgtgattgacttgacccattccattagcttagcacttgatcgtttagtttgttgctattgctttcttcataacttatacatgttcctatgactatgagattatgcaactcccgtttaccggaggaacactttgtgtgctaccaaacgtcacaacgtaactgggtgattataaaggtgctctacaggtgtctccgaaggtacttgttgggttggcgtatttcgagattaggatttgtcactccgattgtcggagaggtatctctgggccctctcggtaatgcacataagccttgcaagcattgcaactaatgagttagtttgcgggatgatgtatggaacgagtaaagagacttgccggtaacgagattgaactaggtattgagataccgacgatcgaaactcgggcaagtaacataccgatgacaaagggaacaacgtatgttgttatgcggtctgaccgataaagatcttcgtagaatatgtgggagccaatatgagcatccaggttccgctattggttattgaccggagacatgtctcggtcatgtctacatagttctcgaacccgtagggtccgcacgcttaaagtttcggtgacgattgtattatgagtttatgtgatttgatgtaccgaaggtagttcagttcccggatgagatcggggacatgacgaggagatCGAATGACGAgagtccaatatatcgatctttacgtctcaaccatttcgagactcctcgtcatgtccccgatctcatccgggactccgaactccttcggtacatcaaaacacataaactcataatatacgTCATcggaacgttaagcgtgcggaccctacgggttcgagaactatgtagacatgaccgagacacgtctccggtcaataaccaatagcggaacctggatgctcatattggctcctacatattctacgaagatctttatcggtcaaccgcataacaacatacgttgttccctttgtcatcggtatgttacttgcccgagattcgatcgtcggtatctcaatacctagttcaatctcgttaccggcaagtctctttactcgttccgtaatacatcatcccgcaactaactcattagttgcaatgcttgcaaggctaagtgatgtgcattaccgagagggcccagagatacctctccgacaatcggagtgacaaatcctaatctcgatatacgccaacccaacatctaccttcggagacacctgtagagctcctttataatcacccagttacgttgtgacatttggtagcacacaaagtgttcctccgcaaacgggagttgcataatctcatagtcataggaacatgtataagtcatgaagaaagcaatagcaacatactaaacgatcgggtgctaagctaatggaatgggtcatgtcaatcacatcattctcctaatgatgtgatcccgttaatcaaataacaactcttttgtttatggttagcaAACATAATCATCTtcaattaacgagctagtcaagtagaggcatactagtgacactctgtttgtctatgtattcacacatgtattatgtttccggttaatacaattctagcatgaataataaaaatttatcatgaaataaggaaataaataataactttattattgcctctagggcatatttccttcagtctcccacttgcactagagtcaataatctagttcacatcgccatgtgatctaacat belongs to Triticum urartu cultivar G1812 chromosome 7, Tu2.1, whole genome shotgun sequence and includes:
- the LOC125521903 gene encoding uncharacterized protein LOC125521903, whose translation is MEDHFGRRISREEEEAVVKPTRSFRYEDYSTRRVFLRSYPLQWDSPAPGGGVDEKQGGAEDDDEDRYGDGGGRDRRWKRQVVAAVVEWGEDKLLLLRRVKKRLALYLIGCHYSRPALPYKYGGGSCTTAMLKSM